Below is a genomic region from Apodemus sylvaticus chromosome 14, mApoSyl1.1, whole genome shotgun sequence.
tcagatacttacagccaactattgaactgatgTCCTGGGTCCCTATGGTAGAGGTAGAGATAGGATTAAAGGAGCTAAGGTGGATGGCAACCctaaaggaagaacaaaaggatCATCTAACTAGGATGCCTCTGTCATcacagagtctttttttttaaatatttatttatttatttattatatataagtacactgtagctgtcttcagacaccagaatagggtgtcagatctctttacggatggttgtgagccaccatgtggatgctgggatttgaactcatgaccttcagaagagcagtcggtgctcttacccgctgaggaatctctccagccccatcacagAGTCTTAACCACGAACCACAGAGCATTCATTGGGTAGTCCTTGGCTCCTGgcatatatgtaacagaggaaGGTCTTCTGTGGACTAAGTAGGATAGGATGTGCCTAATTAtgtagaaacttgatgctccAAAGTTGCTGGGATAAGGTAGGTGGGTTGGTGTATGGGGAAACACACTCTCAGAAGTGAAGCAAGATGGAAGGATGAACTCTTGATGGGTGAAAGATAAAGGGGGTaacctttggaatgtaaataaataaaaataattttaaaaagaaaatgagaaagaacctGTTAGAGTATACATGTAGCATACAGGATTCCTGAGAACCATGTTTATTGAAAATCTCTGAGATGTCAGGGACCTGGAGATCAGAGTTATCTTCCCAATAGATACAGCTAGGCTTCTGACATGTCTCACGACATTCTGGTAgctgtatttccttttgtttgAATATTACATCTAACTGAATTGCCCACCTTTTtaaagcagcaagtactcttctTTCGACAATATGAGGATTATTTTGTTGGCATTGAGTGAGAAGATTCCTCAATATTGACTAGATGCTAGAGTATAGAAATGTCTAAGGCATtgccttttgaaaaaaaaaaaaacaccagttGTACTATAGCACAAGAGCTAATGCTAACAGGAAGTGTAAGAAACTATACTCATAATGACAATCATGGTACAGTTGTTACTGGTGCAGAAAAAAAACTTCTGACATGATTAAGAACAATTGCAAGAAAGCAACctctatttgttattttaaaaaaatgtccagTAATTTTTGAGAGGTATATTGCCTAGAGAGAAGTTAATGGAGTTTTTGTATTGAATACTTCTGATTTATCTTACACTGATTTCTAAATACCTAATTTAAGCATGCAGATTATTGTAATTATTAGCTTAGTTCACAGAGAAACACTCCTCAGAGTAGCCAATGATGACTGGAAAAGATTCATAACACTATAGATAATTTACTAATGCTCTGGTATGTAGTTAAATATTTGATGAAGATTCATTCTCTGTCCATGATAATGAGGAAAAAGATGAAACACAGTATGTAAAAAAAGGGGAAGTTGTCAGGAACAGCAATTTTCTTATGGTCTGGCAAGATAATCTTTAATCAGGCACTTGAGAATGGCTTCAgagatttcaaaaataatttgcaCAAGCATTAACACGTAGGAACACGTAAGAAGAAACCATCCAGACACATATAATTATGTTGTAATAAAACAGGTGACATTCCAAGAAGATAGAAATACATACTTCAGGAATGAGTGTTTCTGTATGTGACTTCATGTTGTTGAATAGCTGTGGTGCCCTTGGGGATATCTGCTAGAATATATAGGAACAGGAACCTAACTGAATATACAACTCCAGTGAAACAGATCTCCAGAGACAGACCTTATCCTGCTTTGGAAGTCCTCATTGATGGAGCTGCCATTGAGTCAACCTCACTTCTGTAAGTAAATTCCCCCATCCCTATTCCTCTCTAGTAAACATATTCAATTTATTGTTCCTACGAGTTTATTTTACTTAGATTTTACTTTGGAATCTTGGATGTTCTCTCTGGTGTGAAGATACATTTGTTCATACAAATTCTGTTCATAGACTTTATTATtaacctttaaaattatttttctagaaaaaaacccGTACAAGGATACAAGAGACAATTGGATTAGTAGTTTTCATCATCCTTTAATTTGAGACATGCTGCAATGTTCAAAGCGGGTCTGTGTTgtcttcttgtcttttctcttgaggagagaggaggaggaaagtgttATTTGTATCTAGTGAGTAAAATTGATGGGAATTATTAAGCAGCTTCCAATGCATAGGGCACCTTCCAGAAGAAAGAACACATCTAAAATAGACAAAAATTTTGAGTTttagaaattgaaaaatattgaGGATATAAATTCAGTGGATCAAATTAATTTTTCTGAAGGCAGAAGTAACAGAATTGTGATTGTGAGTAAAATGTACTGACGGTTTGTGTTCTGACTATGACATTAGTTGCtaataaatcatttgaaaaagaatttgatCATGTAATCCTTCTCCAACCTGAATATGTTCAGATTACATTAAGAGAGTATAATATGCTGACAAAATTATTAGGCAGATCAACTCTTAAATGAGTGATCTGAagtttttgatgaaaaaaatttatGATGTAGTTTTCTCATGTTACCAGTTGAAAGTTGATATCATATATATTAGATAACAtcgcttcttcttctttttagtaTTCATTGTAGCATTGTCAAATGGATAGAGGAAGCAAAGAGGCAAACTGTGCTATTCCCATGCCCAAAGTGTTTAAACATTGACAGCAGACATGATGATTAAAAACTCCATATTCTTCAAGAGTAGGATAACTAAACATGAGGTTAAATTCCAAAGATACTAAACCATctaaaaatgacttaaaatacAAGTACagaactaattttaattttaaatatttgtaaaattcagGACTTTTGAAGCAGTACAACAATGTGAAAACACCTGCTTTTCAAACTATTATTCAGAAAAATTCAATTACTTGCATAAGTGCTTAGAGTGACTTTAGATGCCATTCCAGATATCCAATACACAGTCAtgtaggaaataattaaaaaaacacacactttcaaaaactaaaaacactTTGGCCAAATACAATATTACTGAGCCTAGAAGAAATCAGGTTAATACACCATCTCtaaatggttttgtttctgtgtagCAGGGCCACTCCTGCTGCTGGTGATGTCAAACTTGCTGCTTTGGGAGAAAGGTGCATCAAGTCCTACATGTATGGGGGGAAAGGGTGGCTGCTGGAACCCACTTGTGGAAACATTTAACAGTGCAATCCAGAAAGCTGAAACCCTCCGTAAACTTGCTCATGAATTCTATGTAGAGCTTGTAAGTATCACAACCTCCACACTAATTCTTTAACTGCACTAGAACCTAAGACATTAAACGTCATGACtcaaaaatcagaaaatacaTGTTCACAGGTTAAAGATGCCCCAACTCCTGAAACAGGGAAAGGCCAATTGGACAGTGTCAAGAAATTTCATCAAATCTAatgatattaatatattttctctactttcttaaaaaatgaaaaatgattatcatagaaacttttaaaatgtgcttgcagAAGCACTCTCATTTCCTGTTTTTGCATTCAAGATCCTGAAATGCTATTGGCCACAGGTACATACTGTACAAGGCGTGCATTTCAGTGAACTATATGTTTGTACCAGAGATAAAGTAAACCATATGAAGAGGCAAGAAAGgaggaacagaagaaaaggatggagagagggagggggagggagcgggagagaaagagagagacagagacagagagacagagacagagagacagagacagagagacagagacagagagacagagacagagagacagagacagggagagagagatagcgAGACAGGGAGAGAGcgaaagtcagagagagacagggagagaaacagagagagagagggagagagagagagagagagagagagagagagagagagagagagagagagaaatctagcCTTTCAAGAAGCCCATGAATAGTAGAAATTGTGGTTTGAAGATATTTAGTGATAACAGTTTGTCTGATATCAGAGCAGGAAGAATAGCATATCCATTCCCCCTGTGGTTATTGTCATTTCTCAAGGTCAGGAAAAGAAGACACTATAGAAAGAGGCAAACCTTCAATATGATGGGCATCAAAAGAATTTGTCTCTGTTTGGAATAAACATgtcatcatttattttattgactaGATGTTATTTTTCTCTCCTGAACATGACTCAGTACCACAACCAATTCTCATCTGAACATTTTTCAGCTCTTGTAAGTACCTTACTTTCTTCCAGCTGCTTCCCAATAAGAGTCTCATGTCAAAAATTGCAGATTATAAGTGAAAGCATTATACAGTATTTGTATTTCCTGCTCTTAATTGGCAGCTTTTCAATTTCTTAACCTTCTGAATTTTCATTAAGCTTTCATGAATTAGCTGCTTCTTTGAAATAAATAAGGTATACtaacttaatattttttaatatttttatacttcATTGACTTTGAGTTTACATAAAATTTAttgtaaaatagtttattttatgaGTTAAAATGCACACAATTTCATTTGAAACCTATTAAAAACATGCCCAGTTTTATTCATTattgttaaattaattaatttataactttGTTTGCTGGGTAAGGAAATATCAGTATTTATTGACAGAAAAGATGAAGATTAATAAATATGTGCTATTTCTTTATGCTGAACTGCCAAACAATGGAAATAATTAAATCAGTAGTTCTTAATCAATTTAATCCTTTCAGTGTCTGCCTTGCTTAGAGTAATATTTTTGAAGTGAAGAAAAGCAAGTTAGGAAGGAAAGAGTATAATATTCAAAAGTTAAtgaaaaaccaaattaaattGCAAGTATAAGACCCAAAACTACATGACAGTTTCTTAGTTCCTTTATATCAATATTTTACGAATTACTTATGTTAAAATTTACAAATCCACTAAAATTCATTAATATTCTGGACATGAAGCTATTTATGATTTCTGAACTCtgttttttgttgtattttcagaCTTTAAAACTGCTTAGGCGGGATGAGATTGTTTTCAGAGCTGGATCTTACTGCCATTCTACTCTTACAAACCCCCCAAATAAGGGAATTGAATACATAAGTATTGAAGTAAGTTTCCTTCCTGGTTTTCCACAGAACTCTAGAAGCAATACATTGGTTTTGTGGTACTGCCAGTTATTACAGTTTTTATGATAGATACAGTAACCATGCATTCAGAAAAATGAAGATGAAGTGTAGAAAATAATCATATTACAGTATTGatacattataaataaatcaaaataccCCAAAACAGTGTAGCAAATGCTTAAGTACACCATGTAGAAAATAGTATTTTAGGAATGACCAACCACTCaaattttatctattatttttataaGATACTCTGAGCTAAATTGACTATTAATGGATATATATTACTTCTCCATCAGTGATAACAATGTGGCTGTATTATATGATGCTAATGCTTCTGCATGATAGCATTCTATGTTACTGAACACTATCCCCTTTCTTGATTTTCAAATCGATTTCTTTTTTTACCAATCTCTTCATCCCTCTATTACTCTCTGTACCTTAACCGAAAACTTCATGAGCAGATTAGTCCTGTGAAATGATAGGTTCTGTTCCTTAAGATgcagcaatgctcaaattcatgaTAAGAAAGACTACATATCATAGCAATTCTATTGTATGTTGTGAAAGAGTTCTTCCCCTATACATGGTATACATGAATCctttattgaatattattttaaCCACTTGTCCTTGCCTCTATCTGTCATGACTCAATCTTTGTTTCTATTGAATACAAGAAAGACCTGTTTTACAAATCGAtaaacaaataaccaaataatAACAATCTCACTGGCAAGAAAGCTCTTTGAATAGCATAAGGAGAACAAAATATGATGACCTAAACTCAGAGAAATGCTAATTGATAAGACCCAAAATTTGttttaatgattttaaaacataTCATTTGTTTAAGTGTTATGCTATCAAACTATGTAACATCTATACATGTATCAGGTATACATAGTAAATACATGTCTCAGTTAAGCTTTATACATGAACATTACAGGTATCAAACCTGGTAATTATTTAATGTGACTGAAATTATTTAATGTATTGGTTCAATTTTGTGTCACAGAGAGAAGAGTATTTAAAAACTTTGATCAATTATGTGGGTTCCTGGATTAGCCCTCTATTCCATCTAGTCATTGAACTGAATGCCATGCAAGATGTCCCTGAAAATATCCTCTCAAAAGCCAAGGAGATTGAAGCGATCAACAGACAAATCCTGGATGACCTTAGGTGGATATTCACTAAGGTGAGCACTTCCCATTAATTATTTTAACTCATAAAGTAGGTGGCTTATGGGaattaacaataacaacaaaaaataattctgaaatgCCTCAACTTTCATGAGTGAAACATAAATATCTAATATTGCTCACAGTCTTTCCATAAGACAGTGTTTCTTaacctttgggggtcaaatgatccTTTCATGGGGATCATATAATAGATATACTGAATATTagctatttacattacaattacTTAAATTAGGAAAATTTGAGTCATTTAgtaagaatgaaaataattttatggttgagcaTAAGAACTCAACTCATATGGAACagcatgaagaactatattataAGGGCACAGCATTAGAAAAtttgagaaccacagctctaATAGGTTGCTGGCATCTCCAACCCGTTCAGATGCTTCTCATTTCTTTCCACCCTGGAGATCAGAATAAGATAGATGTTCATCTTAGGCAGTTAAACGACACCTTTCCTGGTCAGATGAAAGGAGCTCTGGTCTTCAATCACAGTCATCCCTAGGGTCTGCATATTAAATCACCATCTGATCCTCCTCACTTAAAGATTTTTATACATACACCTCATAGAGATTGAATTTAGTAGAATAAGGGTGTATATCAGGttctgtaaaataaatatgaaaagacaTGTAAGAATTTCCTGAGTTTATAACTGATTGAGCCCTTCAATTGGcccagaaacaaacagaaatttcTCTGCTTCTGAAAGGGCAAACTGACTCTGCAGCTAATTACATGTTAGAAGAAATACACTTGAGTCTACACCACAGATTCTAAAAGTCTAACTGCTTGAAAGTCTCTTAGCTTAggtaaatgaaaactgaaaacttTGATGGAAGCAGTACATTTCTGAATGTATTTCTCTGAGTGGACACAAAACAAATAAGGGCAAAGGAAAACTAGCAATGTAATTGACAATTAACTGattattaatttgatttttagGTCTATCCTactaaaaagaggaaagaaaaatttgCCAGCTGGGAACATCTTTCATTCTTAAAATCAAGtgacaaaaattataaatttttggCAATGTTTAACCTTTCCAACTGCCTAGAGTATGACACACAATACACTCTATTTCATTTCAGAATATTGAACTGTCGCATAACTGGAAATGATTGCTAAATGCACATTTACCATAACTGATTTGGATGAGCTCCACAACAGTTCATTGCTGAGCTGTTGACTTTAATtgtatacatttcaaatgcatgTTTGGGTATAATGgatctttttttgaaaaataaaagcattctaTTTGGAAATGTCCAAACCTAAAACTTCAATTCATATTTCATTCACTGAAAagtatatatatcaataaagttAGGTTGCCCCAAAATAGATGTTAATATAACCAAAAAatgttaaagtttattttaatgaattcacatt
It encodes:
- the LOC127664845 gene encoding prolactin-8A8-like isoform X5, with the protein product MELPLSQPHFSGPLLLLVMSNLLLWEKGASSPTCMGGKGGCWNPLVETFNSAIQKAETLRKLAHEFYVELYHNQFSSEHFSALVKEYLKTLINYVGSWISPLFHLVIELNAMQDVPENILSKAKEIEAINRQILDDLRWIFTKVYPTKKRKEKFASWEHLSFLKSSDKNYKFLAMFNLSNCLEYDTQYTLFHFRILNCRITGNDC
- the LOC127664845 gene encoding prolactin-8A8-like isoform X1, translating into MELPLSQPHFSGPLLLLVMSNLLLWEKGASSPTCMGGKGGCWNPLVETFNSAIQKAETLRKLAHEFYVELYHNQFSSEHFSALTLKLLRRDEIVFRAGSYCHSTLTNPPNKGIEYISIEVKEYLKTLINYVGSWISPLFHLVIELNAMQDVPENILSKAKEIEAINRQILDDLRWIFTKVYPTKKRKEKFASWEHLSFLKSSDKNYKFLAMFNLSNCLEYDTQYTLFHFRILNCRITGNDC
- the LOC127664845 gene encoding prolactin-8A8-like isoform X3, which codes for MELPLSQPHFWPLLLLVMSNLLLWEKGASSPTCMGGKGGCWNPLVETFNSAIQKAETLRKLAHEFYVELYHNQFSSEHFSALTLKLLRRDEIVFRAGSYCHSTLTNPPNKGIEYISIEVKEYLKTLINYVGSWISPLFHLVIELNAMQDVPENILSKAKEIEAINRQILDDLRWIFTKVYPTKKRKEKFASWEHLSFLKSSDKNYKFLAMFNLSNCLEYDTQYTLFHFRILNCRITGNDC
- the LOC127664845 gene encoding prolactin-8A8-like isoform X2 produces the protein MELPLSQPHFSGPLLLLVMSNLLLWEKGASSPTCMGGKGGCWNPLVETFNSAIQKAETLRKLAHEFYVELYHNQFSSEHFSALTLKLLRRDEIVFRAGSYCHSTLTNPPNKGIEYISIEREEYLKTLINYVGSWISPLFHLVIELNAMQDVPENILSKAKEIEAINRQILDDLRWIFTKVYPTKKRKEKFASWEHLSFLKSSDKNYKFLAMFNLSNCLEYDTQYTLFHFRILNCRITGNDC
- the LOC127664845 gene encoding prolactin-8A8-like isoform X4 yields the protein MELPLSQPHFWPLLLLVMSNLLLWEKGASSPTCMGGKGGCWNPLVETFNSAIQKAETLRKLAHEFYVELYHNQFSSEHFSALTLKLLRRDEIVFRAGSYCHSTLTNPPNKGIEYISIEREEYLKTLINYVGSWISPLFHLVIELNAMQDVPENILSKAKEIEAINRQILDDLRWIFTKVYPTKKRKEKFASWEHLSFLKSSDKNYKFLAMFNLSNCLEYDTQYTLFHFRILNCRITGNDC